From one Xiphophorus hellerii strain 12219 chromosome 18, Xiphophorus_hellerii-4.1, whole genome shotgun sequence genomic stretch:
- the folr gene encoding folate receptor, with the protein MLLFLGCLLALSSGALCLDQLNMCMNAKHHKVEPGPEGALHHQCVPWRENACCTANTSAEAHNDNSYLYNFNWNHCGAMSAKCKKHFIQDTCFYECSPHLGPWIQSADESWRKERILNVPLCKEDCEQWWEDCKDDFTCKTNWHKGWDWSSGTNKCPADSQCTKWTDVYATPKSMCEQIWSNSYLYTTLTKDSGRCMQLWFTGSNPNKKVAEYYLNTAQRGQSFPVTTLLFLTAMSFFVTIF; encoded by the exons ATGCTGTTGTTCCTGGGCTGTCTGCTCGCCCTTTCCAGTGGCGCTCTGTGTCTGGACCAACTCAACATGTGCATGAATGCAAAACATCACAAAGTGGAGCCTGGCCCTGAGGGAGCACTGCATCATCAG TGTGTTCCCTGGCGTGAGAATGCATGTTGCACTGCTAACACCAGCGCAGAGGCCCACAATGACAACTCTTACCTGTATAATTTCAACTGGAACCACTGCGGTGCGATGAGCGCCAAGTGCAAGAAACATTTCATCCAGGACACTTGCTTCTATGAGTGTTCCCCACACTTGGGACCCTGGATACAATCG GCAGATGAGAGCTGGCGAAAGGAGCGGATCTTGAACGTGCCTCTTTGCAAAGAGGATTGCGAACAGTGGTGGGAAGACTGCAAGGATGATTTTACTTGCAAGACAAATTGGCACAAGGGATGGGACTGGAGCTCTG GTACCAACAAGTGTCCTGCAGACAGTCAATGCACAAAATGGACTGATGTCTATGCAACACCCAAATCCATGTGTGAACAAATCTGGTCCAACTCTTACCTTTACACCACCCTTACCAAAGACTCCGGTCGCTGCATGCAGCTTTGGTTCACAGGATCAAACCCCAACAAGAAGGTGGCTGAGTACTACCTCAACACCGCTCAGCGGGGCCaaagttttcctgtaacaaCGCTACTCTTCCTGACTGCCATGTCTTTCTTTGTAACCATCTTCTAG